The Raphanus sativus cultivar WK10039 chromosome 6, ASM80110v3, whole genome shotgun sequence sequence CAAGGGGTAGACTGATTTCGATGGTGGGGTTAGGAGAGGTCTTCATAATGAGCTTGAactggatagatggagagtaaaAGAGGTGTAATATGTTATAGCTGGACCCGGTGAagggttgcctacgtaccccgaGAGGGGATCAAGCCAATCGTAGTTCTACAACGAAAGGTCACAAGTGCTTAGAAGAAAGCATGTGATTTGGTGTTTATCTCTAGAAAGTGAGAAGAGAGGCAAGATCTCAAAGAGAGGGTCCTTCTCAAGGAGGGGATGcctccttatttatagaagGATGAGGTCTAGGGTTTTCCTAGTCACCTCCTTTTAAATGGGCTGAGCCCATTATCTTATAGGCCTTGTTGGGGGTAAAACCCATGTCCAACAGTAAGCCCCCCCCAGTTCGTTGAGAGATGAAGTTGATCTCTACGAATTTTACGAAGAGGTTTATAAGACAATGGACTCAGCGCATTTACATTTAACGATCCAAGCGAGTTTACTTTGAACTTGTGCCTAGTAGAAGGCAAGTTTAAATAAACTCGTGCTTAGGAGTCGTAGCTCGACGAGTAACTCGTGCCTAGTGGAAGGCAAGTTTACCGTGCTTCGGCGTATAACTCGTGCCTTGTAAAAGGCGAGTTTATCAAACCCATGCCTAAGAACTATAGCTCGGCGAATAAGCCATGCCTAGTAAAGAAAGAGTTTACTAAACTCGTGCTCGATAAAGGCGAGTTGTCGGTAACTCGTGTCTAGAAAAAGGTGAGTTGAATGAAACTCATGTCTAGTAGAAGACAAGTTTATTCAACTCGTACCTACTAAAAGACGAGTTTACGACTAACTCGTGCCTAGTAAAAAGCAAGTTTGTAAACCCATTTCTAAAAAAGGTAAGCTGTACTCGTGCCTTAGCGTAAGTAACTTGGCAAAAGTCCAAATTCAATTAGGatcagagagacaaaatcaTACCAAAACCTTGCCTCTGTTACATGGCAATGTGATGAGCTCTCAGCGAGAAACTGCGCCATGTGCCGACCAAAAGCTTCCACTTGTGCATCTTCCCTCAACTCGAAATTGTGATCGACAAAAAGTTGCAAAGGGAAGCGAGATGAATCTTCTCCTCCACATCCGAGTAACCGCAAGACTCTCAACCTTGTGGTCGTGGAACCGCGGTCCCGAGTAACTGCTAAAGACCGAGCCGAGTGACTGCGAGAGAGAGTGATCCGAGTGAATGCAAGAGAGCAAACTGtgccgagtaaccgcgagagatcGAGCAGtgccgagtaaccgcgagagagcgaatcgtgccgagtaaccgcgagagaacgaaccgtgtcgagtaaccgcgagagagcaAACGGTGTCGAATAACTGCGAGAGAGCGAACCGTAACGAGTAATCGCGAGAGAGTGAACCGTGCCaagtaaccgcgagagagcgaacggtgTCGAATAACTGCGAGAGAGCGAATGGTgacgagtaaccgcgagagagcgaaccgtgctgagtaaccgcgagagaaaCGAACTGTGTCGAGTAatcgcgagagagcgaacggtgACGATTACTCGCGAGAGAACGAACCGTGTCGAGTAGCCGCGAGAGAGCGTACCGTGCTGAGTAatcgcgagagagcgaacggtgACGAATAATCACGAGAAAGCGAACCGTgtcgagtaaccgcgagagaacgAACCGTATCGAGTGatcgcgagagagcgaacggtgACGACCAAACGGTCAAACGGACTCCGAGTCCAATCTTCTTCGAAGATACTTCTCCatgccccacggtgggcgccaactgTTTGAACCGAAATCGGTGCTGTACAAGGGGTAGACTGATTTCGATGGTGGGGTTAGGAGAGGTCTTCATAATGAGCTTGAactggatagatggagagtaaaAGAGGTGTAATATGTTATAGCTGGACCCGGTGAagggttgcctacgtaccccgaGAGGGGATCAAGCCAATCGTAGTTCTACAACGAAAGGTCACAAGTGCTTAGAAGAAAGCATGTGATTTGGTGTTTATCTCTAGAAAGTGAGAAGAGAGGCAAGATCTCAAAGAGAGGGTCCTTCTCAAGGAGGGGATGcctccttatttatagaagGATGAGGTCTAGGGTTTTCCTAGTCACCTCCTTTTAAATGGGCTGAGCCCATTATCTTATAGGCCTTGTTGGGGGTAAAACCCATGTCCAACAGGGACGACATGCTGATTTACATCGAAACCGCTAAGTCGACCATCTCCATCAACATCAGCTTCACGGATCATCTCTTCCACTTCCTCATCAGATAGCTTCTCACCAAGATTAGTCATCACATGGCACAGCTCAGCAGTGGAGATGAAACCGTTCTAGTCTTTGTCGAAAACCCTGAATGCTTATTTCAGCTCCTCCTCCGAGTCAGATGTGTAGAGTGCAATTCGCAGAGGTGAGATCTTTGGATATTTATAACAGATTACGCCGACGAACAGATCTGAAATTGAAGACAATTAAAGACGATTAAAGCTCAAGCTCACCGTTACGGGAACTGTATCGCCTCATCGCCGTTCGAAGGGAGCGAAGACGACAAATACATATGGGCCTTGAATACGAACGCGAGAGGCAAAGCCCAAATGATCAGCACGCTGACGTGTCATGCTCTCGTCGCGCGAGTTTATATGCCGTGGATGCTGAGTTGTCATAGCTCAGGAGGGAGTAAAGtgaactttatataaatagatttcaCGCGTAATGGTGAAAGCAAATAGggtatcaaaaataaaatagaccTTAGGTAGCGAACTAATGTGTGTAGGGACAGTATGGTCATAAAGAAAAAACACGTCGTCTAGAAAGTCAAAAATCCATCCTTGCAAATATGATGGTTATGTTTGTATATGAGTGCTAATTTCTCTTGATTTAACCGATATTGAACTGATAGAAGTAAAAGGTACTGATAGTCTTATTgtataacaaaagaaaataaatttaagcaaaaaaaaagctcGCACTTTTCTCCCGATCCTTATGATCATCTGTCACGCTTCCGATACGTAGCTTATCTATCAGGAAATGCGAAGATACTGAGCCCACCTCACAAGTCACGCCTCCAAGATTTGTTTCTCAATATCATCCTTTAAATTTGTTACAATTTTTGCAGAAGAGATAAAGAAGAAGTTATCACGAAAAATCAAAGAAGTAGAAGTTATCACAGCATGGGTCAAGCCCTCAATACCGGTTCgtcctttctctttctctcccaACGCGACAAGTCTTTTGAATGGATATTTATAACTTTACATCTCACAATATAACGAAATTCATCCGTATATAgttataataatgttttttttgttacactTGATCATTGAGCGAAGCAAAAGGAAATGGTGAGGTAAATGGGAAAGACTTGGAATCTATGGCAGAAAATTGCTACCGCAAACGCCTTGAAGAGCAAGATGATGATCAAGAATGGTCTTTTGGCGACTTCTATCGCATTGTGGATGAAGCTATCGAGTAATTCTTTTTCCTATCTACTATTGAATTGGGGAACAATTATTTGATTCTGATCTTTATACGATCACAATAAATCGAGCCAAATAGACGGCATTAGGATTGTATGACTATGCTCTGAAGTCTGAACCGTATATGTGATGCGATTAGACctacaaactttttttttaattggtgtTGACAGAGAAATTAATAGAAGACTCGGTGGTACCCAACTTAAGGTGCCAAGTGTTGATAAACTACAAGAAGCTTATGAGGTATAAAGTCTTCCAATTTCTGTTTCGTTTAACATATTTATTACCTTAGATTAATGGTAGTTTGGGcgtattttcttcttcttttgcaaCAAAACCTGGGTTTATATTTGAAGCAGGAACACCATGGATTACAtcataatttgataaaatacaaagaaaactgAGAGTTAAGACATTAGATTTTGCAAATATTCACATGATATACCATCCATATTTATCtctaacaaaatataatttaatttaatttagtaaacatatctattctattaaaacctCATGACCTATTGATTTAAGTGTGgtccaattattttattataatagattaaaactcttattaattatttaaaaatattataaaaagaaaaacataaatatgactaagaaaacacaaatataaaaactaaatttcaaaaaaatgtaaacGTAAAAGTATACCCGTCTAGTGTAAATTATGGTATCCTATGTTGTACATATggacattaaaatattttataatgattatagaataatcaatatttaacaaatgtaaaaactaattattaatatatggaCATTAATACTTGAATCACGTCAGAGACACAATCTCGGTAACGGAAAGAAGATATCGAAGGAGGAGTTTCAGAAGCTTCTTCAGGAGGTTTTGATAGGCGCTGGTTTCACCGGCGTTGGAGGAGTAAAAGAGTTTCTACTCTTCATTTTTGGAGTTCCTGCCTTGGCCGTATTCCTCAAAAACCGGATAGCTCCTACATCCTTTCCCAACGACTTGCTCATCCCCGCCGTCACTTCCGCCACCGTCTTCCTTCTCGCCAAGCTCAACAAGATATGACTTTTATGTGTTTGATATTTTCTAGCTTTGCtttgttttctaaatttgtATTGTGTAACGTTTATGAGTGACGTCAATGACTTTGTGTTATATTTGGAGAATTCATTTACTTCATCATGATTTATGATATATGTAGATGCTTATGAAAATGTTTAATAGAATTAATTTAACtaccaatattttaaaatgttataaagaTATTTGTctagatattttgttttcaaaattaaagGCTTTTAAACTGCAATAATAAAATGACAGATAATCTGTCGAAAAATGTTTTGTGTGAATGAtgtcaaacacacaaaaagatcTACATGAATGCATGGTCAACAAACTTTCTGAATCTCCGAAATTACCATACCAACTATCCATTGTGAGTCAACTGGTAGAGGTGGTCGGAACGGTACATTGTTCGTCTAAGTTAGTCTacttgtaaaattttattcattttattattttataagaaacatGTCTTTGCATGAGAGAGAAGCAACGGCCAACGAGACGCTAAATATAGAAAGGGTTTGCATGTTTCTCTAAACTTCAAGGCCTTTCATTGGTTTGAGGACATGAACGAGTCCTTCTTTGAGTAATGGTAAATTTAGTTTGAAAAACTGATTAGAAAAGATGAAATCTCGGAGACATCTTTTCTTCATTTTAACTCCTTTTCTTGGCCATTAGGTTTCCTCtttctttgtttggttttgGAACATGGTCCAGAGCAATATTCAATCCATTGACACAATCCATTGACACATATGTTTGTTGATTTCTTGGGTATGTGTACATCTTTAACATTGGATATCTAGACAGGAACGCGCATGTTTGATGAGGCATGCTTCTAGGTGCTAATAACAAACAGTTCTCGCTTagatataaattttcttttgcaTAAAACAATGAGCAAGGAACAAAGCTATGTTCTAAAAGCATGGGATTTGACCTTGCGCAAGACCCAACAAGCCAAGAAGCGAGCAAACAGCGTTTTTGGAACAGTATCGGTATCTCCACACAC is a genomic window containing:
- the LOC108846051 gene encoding uncharacterized protein LOC108846051, with translation MGQALNTAKGNGEVNGKDLESMAENCYRKRLEEQDDDQEWSFGDFYRIVDEAIEEINRRLGGTQLKVPSVDKLQEAYERHNLGNGKKISKEEFQKLLQEVLIGAGFTGVGGVKEFLLFIFGVPALAVFLKNRIAPTSFPNDLLIPAVTSATVFLLAKLNKI